Proteins co-encoded in one Ananas comosus cultivar F153 linkage group 15, ASM154086v1, whole genome shotgun sequence genomic window:
- the LOC109721119 gene encoding putative 3,4-dihydroxy-2-butanone kinase, with amino-acid sequence MAYQGKKLVNDPNDVVTEFIEGLVETYPGLQYLDGFPLIKVVLRADVSARTYDKVAVISGGGSGHEPAHTGFVGPGMLTAAVSGDIFTSPPVDSILAAIRAVTGPKGCLLIVTNYTGDRLNFGLAAEQAKSEGYDVEMVIVGDDCALPPPRGIAGRRGLAGTVLVNKVAGAAADAGLSLADVAAEAKHASEMVGTMGVALSVCTLPGQVTSDRLGPGLMELGLGIHGEPGAAVVELQPVDVIVSHVLKQILSQETQYVPITRGSRVVLMINGLGSTPLMELMIAARKAIPELQLEHGVAVDRVYTGTFMTSLDMAGFSISIMKSDEDILQRLDAPTKAPYWPVGVEGDRPPAKIPVPVPASGSTRSDEMLSKPQELTQQGIILEAAVEAAAKEIIALKDSLNEWDGKVGDGDCGTTMYRGAVAVLDDMRKRYPMNDAAETVNEIGATIRRVMGGTSGILYDIFCKAAYASLKGSSKITAKQWSNALEASIAAVSKYGRASAGYRTMLDALIPASNVLKERLDAGDDPVTAFLLSSEAAVNGAESTKNMHAQAGRSSYIAPDLLSSVPDPGAMAVAAWYKAAALAVKAQLRP; translated from the exons ATGGCGTACCAGGGGAAGAAGCTCGTCAACGATCCCAATG ATGTCGTGACTGAGTTCATTGAGGGCTTGGTGGAGACGTACCCTGGTTTGCAGTACTTGGATGGCTTTCCGCTG ATTAAGGTTGTCTTGCGTGCTGACGTGTCGGCCAGGACCTACGACAAGGTTGCGGTCATATCAG GAGGTGGAAGTGGTCATGAGCCTGCTCATACTGGATTTGTTGGGCCAGGGATGTTGACAGCAGCCGTCTCCGGAGATATTTTCACATCTCCACCTGTTGATTCTATTTTAGCT GCTATTCGAGCTGTAACAGGTCCTAAAGGATGCCTTCTGATTGTCACG AACTACACTGGTgatcggctcaattttggttTGGCAGCTGAGCAAGCAAAATCTGAAGGCTATGATGTGGAG ATGGTTATTGTGGGGGATGACTGTGCTCTGCCGCCACCGCGTGGCATAGCTGGGAGAAGAGGTCTGGCTGGAACTGTACTTGTTAACAAG GTTGCTGGTGCTGCTGCTGACGCTGGCTTATCACTTGCTGATGTTGCTGCAGAAGCAAAGCATGCATCCGAAATGGTGGGAACAATGGGTGTTGCTTTGTCAGTGTGCACACTGCCTGGCCAGGTTACTTCGGATCGTCTAGGTCCAGGACTGATGGAGCTTGGTCTTGGAATC CATGGGGAACCAGGCGCTGCTGTTGTTGAGCTCCAACCTGTTGATGTAATTGTATCTCATGTTCTCAAGCAGATATTGTCACAG GAAACTCAGTATGTTCCTATTACAAGAGGAAGCAGAGTGGTTCTCATGATTAACGG ATTGGGTTCTACTCCGCTGATGGAGCTAATGATTGCAGCCAGAAAGGCAATTCCTGAGCTGCAGCTGGAACATGGAGTTGCTGTTGACAGAGTTTACACCGGCACATTTATGACCTCACTTGATATGGCTG GATTTTCTATATCTATTATGAAGTCAGACGAGGATATTTTGCAGCGTCTAGATGCCCCAACCAAGGCTCCATATTGGCCTGTTGGTGTCGAAG GAGATCGCCCACCTGCAAAAATTCCTGTTCCAGTTCCTGCATCTGGTTCCACAAGGAGTGatgag ATGCTTAGCAAACCCCAAGAGCTAACCCAACAAGGCATTATTCTCGAGGCTGCTGTCGAAGCTGCTGCTAAGGAGATTATCGCTCTTAAGGACAGCCTAAACGAATGGGATGGTAAAGTGGGCGATGGTGACTGTGGAACTACT ATGTATAGAGGTGCAGTGGCTGTGCTGGACGACATGAGAAAGCg CTACCCCATGAATGATGCTGCTGAGACAGTGAATGAAATCGGGGCCACTATCCGTAGGGTGATGGGCGGAACAAGTGGCATCTT GTATGACATATTCTGCAAGGCAGCATATGCTAGCTTAAAGGGAAGCTCAAAAATTACGGCAAAACAAT GGTCTAATGCGCTAGAAGCATCCATCGCTGCTGTTAGCAAGTATGGTCGTGCCAGTGCGGGCTATCGCACAATGTTGGATGCTCTCATTCCCGCATCGAATGTTCTAAAAGAg AGGCTGGATGCTGGTGATGACCCTGTGACGGCTTTTCTACTGTCGTCTGAGGCCGCTGTGAATGGTGCTGAGTCTACTAAAAACATGCATGCACAA GCCGGTCGATCCTCGTACATTGCTCCAGATCTACTTTCTTCAGTTCCGGACCCGGGCGCGATGGCCGTGGCTGCATGGTACAAAGCTGCGGCCCTTGCGGTGAAGGCTCAGCTGCGACCTTAG
- the LOC109721081 gene encoding cyclin-J18-like, which produces MAKVELWXKSLQLGPVVKYTALAFFAHRFLPSLIEDDGANARSCWLLRPLRESNLQLFALISIWISTKLHDSRPLSVKSLKALGDSLIADQHFTSRDFADAELVFMEVLGYDIGASNIAFVHLEDLLVQFRELSKLGELVALDVCMEIMDLLYETEDASLLFRAPYALAASTLVTAYVISVPKQRWEFPLLPWVKFVTSYDEEEIAEIVTRILTHVLQPEGIKQRIDEHFLP; this is translated from the exons ATGGCGAAGGTGGAACTCTGGNCAAAGTCGCTGCAGCTCGGCCCCGTCGTCAAGTACACCGCCCTCGCCTTCTTCGCCCACCGCTTCCTCCCCAG CCTGATCGAAGACGACGGTGCGAATGCGCGGAGCTGCTGGCTCCTGCGCCCTCTCAGGGAGAGCAACCTCCAGCTCTTCGCCCTCATCTCCATCTGGATCTCCACCAAA ctCCACGACTCCCGGCCGCTGTCCGTGAAGAGCCTGAAGGCGTTGGGCGACAGCCTCATCGCCGATCAGCATTTCACTTCCCGAGATTTCGCCGACGCC GAACTCGTCTTTATGGAG GTACTAGGGTACGATATCGGAGCGTCGAACATCGCTTTCGTGCACCTGGAGGATCTTCTTGTCCAATTCAG GGAATTGTCGAAGCTCGGGGAACTCGTGGCCTTAGATGTGTGCATGGAGATCATGGATCTTCTTTACGAGACCGAAGATGCCTCACTCCTTTTCCGCGCTCCCTACGCGCTCGCGGCGTCGACTCTC GTTACTGCGTACGTCATCTCGGTCCCTAAGCAGCGATGGGAGTTTCCGCTTCTTCCTTGGG TGAAGTTTGTCACATCCTATGACGAAGAAGAAATAGCGGAGATCGTTACGAGAATTCTTACGCACGTACTGCAACCTGAAGGGATCAAGCAGAGGATTGATGAACATTTTTTACCGTGA